The Burkholderia pyrrocinia genomic sequence TCGCGGCGCATCAGGTGCGCTTGCGCATCACCTGTGCGTCTCCGGCAACGGGCTGCCGGCGCGCTGGCAAGGCCGCCGCGCATTCACGATCGTCGCGACGGGATTCGGCGCAGGCAGCCACTTCCTCGCGACATGGGCCGCGTGGCGCGACGATCCGGTGCGCTGCGAGCGGCTGCATTTCGTCGCAGTCGAGCCGCATCCGTTCTCGCGCGACGATTTGCGCCGCGCGGTTTCGCATATCGTTGCGAACACAACCATATCGGCCGACGTCGATGCACTGGTCGACGCCTGGCCGATGCTCGTGCCGGGCCTGCACCGGCTCGAATTCGACGCAGGGCGCGTGGTGCTCACGCTCGCGTTCGGCGATGCAGTCGACATGCTGACCAAGCTCGTCGCGCGCGCCGATGCGTTTTATCTTGACGGCTTCACGTCGTCGGGCGACGCGGATCTCTGCGCGACCGACGTGGTTCGTGCGCTCGCGAAAATCGCCGGCGAAGGCGCGACGTTTGCAACGCATGCGAATTCCGGCGCCGTGAAACACGCACTCGGCGAATCGGGTTTCACGTATCGCGAAGTCGACGATTCGCTCGTCGGCGAATATGCGCCGCGCTGGCGCGCGCGCCGGCACGAGCCGCCGCGCGCACTGCCCGTTGCGGCGCGCCGCGCGATCGTGATCGGCGCGGGCCTGGCCGGCTGCGCGGTCGTCGAACGCCTGGCCGCGCGCGGCTGGGAAGTCACGCTGATCGAGCGGCACGAACGGATCGCGAGCGAAGCGTCGGGCAATCCGGCCGGCGTATTCCATCCGCTGATGACACGCGACGACAACGTCGCAAGCCGGCTCACGCGCAGCGGCTTCCTGCACGCGATCGCACGCTGGCGCGCACTCGAACGCGCGGGCCATGCGTTCGCGCGCAGCACGCACGGGATGATCCATCTCGCCGAATCGGCCGACGACTTCGCGCGGATGCGCGATGCATTCGATGCGTTCGGCGCACCATCCGACTATGCGTCGCTGCTCGATACCGATGCCGCGCGCGCGCATCTGAACCTGCCGGTCGCGCATGGCGGCCTGCTGTTTCCGCATGGCGGCGCCGTCTGGCCGGCCGGGCTGTGCGCGGCGCAATGCGCGGCGGCCGGCGAACGCGTGCGCTTGCTCGCGTCTACCGGTGTCGCGCGGCTCGAGCGGCGGGGCGACACATGGCATGCGTTTGATTCGACGGGCGGCACGCTGGCCGAAGCGCCCGTCGTCGTGCTTGCGAACGCGGGCGACGCCGTGCGTCTCGCGGGGCTGCAGCATGTCGTGCTGCAACCGGTGCGCGGTCAACTCACGCTGCTGCCGCCCGGCACCGCGGCGCCGTTGCCGTGCCCGGCGATCGGCGACGGTTACGCGGTGCCGCTCGACGACGGCACGCTGCTGATCGGCGCGACGTTCGAACCCGACGACGTCGATCCGGCGATGCGCGCGGCCGGTCACATCGAAAACCTCGACCGCGTGCGGCACCTGCTGCCGGGCCTGATCGGCGACGTGCCGGACCTGGGCACGCTGCGCGGCCGCGTTGCATTCCGCTGGGTCGTCGCCGATCGCCTGCCGCTGATCGGACCGCTCGCGGACGAAACGCAGGCCGTTGCGAACGCACGCGCGCTGAGCGGCGCAAAGGCGCGCGACCTGCCGCGCACGCCCGGCCTCTACGGCGCATTCGGCTTTGGCTCGCGCGGCCTCGTGTGGGCCGCGCTCGGCGCCGAACTGATCGCATCGCAGCTCGAAGGCGAGCCGTGGCCGCTCGAGCGCGAACTCGCCGAAGCCGTCGATCCCGCCCGCTTCCTGATCCGCGCGCTGCGCGCGCGCCGCGTCGGCTCGGCCGGCTGACCGGCTTCCTGTCGCACGAATCGCTCACAGTTTTCCGGCTTCCCCGTGCAAGGTTATCCACCCGGCGCTGTGGATAACCTTGCGAAATCCACACGCACTTCATGTGTAATCACAGTGGACGTAAACTGGGCAACTCGGCACAGCTGTGAAACGGCCCCAAAGTTGCTCATCTCAAACTTCTGTGCACGAACAGCCTGTGCAACGGGTTATGGTTTCGCCAACGCATTGATCCGTCAGCGTAAACCGAAGTTATCCACAGAACTGTGCGTCCTTTGTTAACTTCTACTACGTATATATACAGGTAAACCTTTGAAACCAAAGACCTGTGGTGCCGCACAGCGCCGCGAGTCGATTCAATGGGTTCCAGACCGAAAAAGCTGTGGCACAATCGGTTTCCTTCGCGTTCGTCCGGCCAGGCGCCGGACAAGCTTCAATGGAACGGTCGGCACGGTTTCGAATCTGAATCTTCGAGACTGCGCAGTCCGTTCACACACCAGGCCGACAATCCAGATCGGCAACCTGTGCGACTTTCCGCCGGATGGCGGAACAGGCGGACCCCATGTCCCGCCGTCGTCGACCACAACAATCACATTCGGGGCGATACCCAGCCGGCGCGCATCCATTTCTGACGCTTGACCCCGCGTCGCTGGCGGTTGCTTCCAAAGGAGAAGTCACCACGATGAAGTCGGCGTTCTCATTCCTGCCCAACTGGCCGCTCGCGCCGGATGCCGTGTTCTGGGCCGGGCTCGCGCTGTTCGCGGCCGGCCTGTGTGGCGAACTGTGCTATCGCGCATGGCGCCTGCCGCGCATCACCGGTTATGCGGTGATCGGTCTCGTCGCCGGTTCGTTCGGATTCGGCGTGATCGACGCGAGCACCGACGAAACCTCGCGGCTGCTGATCGACGTCGCGCTCGGCCTGCTGCTGTTCGAGCTCGGCAGCCGCCTCGACCTGCGCTGGATCCGGCGCAATCCGTGGCTCGTCGCGTCGAGTCTCGCGGAAGCCACGCTGACGTTCGTGCTCGTGCTGTTCGTGATGCTTGCGCTCGGTGTGTCGGGAATGGTTGCACTCGTGCTGTCGGCGATCGCGATCGCGACGTCGCCGTCGATGGTGATCCAGCTCAAGACCGAACTGCGCGCGGAAGGGCAGGTGTCGCAGCGCCTCATCACGCTGACCGCGCTCAACAGCGTGTACGCGATCGTGCTGACCAAGCTCGTCACGAGCTGGCTGCACCAGGAAGCGTACGGCAACGTGTTCGCGACGATCCTGCAGCCGCTCTACCTGATCGCCGGTTCGTTCATCGTCGCGTATCTCGTCGCGCGTTCGTGCAATTTCCTGTTTCGCCACATGACGTCGACGATGCGCGACGAGCATTCGTTCGTCGCGCTGTTCGGGCTCGTGATGCTGGCGATCGCGGTGGCACAGGCGCTGAAGCTGTCGACGCTGCTCACGCTGCTGCTCGCGGGCATCATCGTGAAGAACCTCGAAGCGCGTCCGCAGCTGTGGCCCGAGCATTTCGGCACGGCCGGCTGGCTGCTGACGGTGGTCCTGTTCGTGCTGACGCTCACGTCGTTCACGTGGGGCGACATCGCGCTCGGCGGGCTGCTCTCGATCGTGCTGATCGTCACGCGGCTCGTCGCGAAGCTGGCCGGCGTCGTCGCGTTCGCGAAGCCGAGCGGCATCGGGATGAAGCAGGGCGTCGCGCTCGGCATCGCGCTCACGCCGATGTCCGCGCTGTCGTACCTGCTCGTCGACGACACCTACCAGCTCTATCCGAATTTCGACCCGCACCTGCGTGCGATCGTGATGTGCACGATCGTGATCCTGCAGCTCGTCAGCCCGTTCGTGGTCTACCGCTGCCTGTCGGCGGTCGGCGAACGCAGCGACAGCAACTGATTCCGGAACCTGCCATGGCACTCGAAACCTTCGTCAATTCCGAACCGTTCACGTTCGGTGTCGAACTGGAGATCCAGGTCGTCAACACGCACAACTACGACCTGACCAAGGCTGCATCCGACCTGATGCGCCTGATCCAGGGCGAGACCTTTCCGGGCAACATCACGCCCGAAATCACCGAGAGCATGATCGAGCTGTCGACCGGCATCTGCCATTCGCACGAGCAGGCGGTCAGCGAACTGCACGCGATCCGCGACGTGCTCGTGAAGGCGGCCGACCAGCTCAACGTCGGGCTCGCCGGCGGCGGCACGCACGCGTTCCAGCAATGGAGCGACCGGCAGATCTACGATGCGCCGCGCTTCCAGTACATCTCCGAGCTATACGGCTATCTGGCCAAACAGTTCACCGTGTTCGGCCAGCACGTGCACATCGGCTGTCCCGATCCCGACAGCGCGCTGTTCCTGCTGCACTCGATGTCGCGCTTCATTCCGCACTTCATCGCGCTGTCCGCGTCGTCGCCGTTCGTGCAGAACGTCGACACGGGCTTCCATTCGGCACGCCTGAATTCGGTGTTCGCGTTCCCGCTGTCGGGCCGCGCGCCGTTCGTGCTGACCTGGGACAGCTTCGAGGAGTACTTCATGAAGATGGTGAACACGGGCGTCGTCAACTCGATGAAGGACTTCTACTGGGACATCCGCCCGAAGCCCGGCTACGGGACGATCGAGGTGCGCGTGATGGATACGCCGCTGTCGGTCGACCGCGCGGCGGCGATCGCCTGCTACATCCAGACGCTCGCGCGCTACCTGCTGACCGACCGGCCGCTGAAGCTGTCGGAGGACGACTACCTCGTCTATACGTTCAACCGTTTCGAAGCGTGCCGCTTCGGGCTCGAGGGCACCTGCGTGAATCCTCAGACAGGTGAACGCCGCACGATCGCAGAAGACATCCTCGACACGCTCGACCGGATCGCGCCGCATGCGGCTGCGCTCGGTTCTCGCGCGGCGCTCGACGAGATCGGTGCGCTTGCCAAGGCGCGCGTGAACGACGCATCGTGGTTGAGAACCGTTTTCAAACAGGAAAAATCGCTGAACGAAACGGTCCGGCAGCAGTGCTTACGCTGGCGCGAATGAAAAAATGTTTTGCAGATTACAGGCTCGACCGCGTCGCGATTCGCTGAACGACGGTCGGCCCGGTTTCAGGCCGAAATCGTTGCCAGTCGCCCTGAAAATCTGTGGATAACCCGACATTCCTCTGCAAAGTCAACGCTCTGCGGGCGGGGTAACCCGGTGGATCATTGCCATTCCCCCGATGGCCGATCCGAACAGGAAAATGCCGATGCGCCCCGTTCCGCGGGTGCGCGGCATTGCAGGCACAACGAAAAAATTCAGTTATCCAGCGATTTTCCACAGAATGCAGGGGATAACTTAGCTGTGCGATTTTCCGCTCTCGCTTAGAATGTCGGCTTTGCGGACACCGGAACGACGCGTGTCTCACCGGTCGCCGCGAAT encodes the following:
- a CDS encoding YbdK family carboxylate-amine ligase — protein: MALETFVNSEPFTFGVELEIQVVNTHNYDLTKAASDLMRLIQGETFPGNITPEITESMIELSTGICHSHEQAVSELHAIRDVLVKAADQLNVGLAGGGTHAFQQWSDRQIYDAPRFQYISELYGYLAKQFTVFGQHVHIGCPDPDSALFLLHSMSRFIPHFIALSASSPFVQNVDTGFHSARLNSVFAFPLSGRAPFVLTWDSFEEYFMKMVNTGVVNSMKDFYWDIRPKPGYGTIEVRVMDTPLSVDRAAAIACYIQTLARYLLTDRPLKLSEDDYLVYTFNRFEACRFGLEGTCVNPQTGERRTIAEDILDTLDRIAPHAAALGSRAALDEIGALAKARVNDASWLRTVFKQEKSLNETVRQQCLRWRE
- the mnmC gene encoding bifunctional tRNA (5-methylaminomethyl-2-thiouridine)(34)-methyltransferase MnmD/FAD-dependent 5-carboxymethylaminomethyl-2-thiouridine(34) oxidoreductase MnmC is translated as MPDRLVPATLALRDDGTLVSPEYGDLHRGASGALAHHLCVSGNGLPARWQGRRAFTIVATGFGAGSHFLATWAAWRDDPVRCERLHFVAVEPHPFSRDDLRRAVSHIVANTTISADVDALVDAWPMLVPGLHRLEFDAGRVVLTLAFGDAVDMLTKLVARADAFYLDGFTSSGDADLCATDVVRALAKIAGEGATFATHANSGAVKHALGESGFTYREVDDSLVGEYAPRWRARRHEPPRALPVAARRAIVIGAGLAGCAVVERLAARGWEVTLIERHERIASEASGNPAGVFHPLMTRDDNVASRLTRSGFLHAIARWRALERAGHAFARSTHGMIHLAESADDFARMRDAFDAFGAPSDYASLLDTDAARAHLNLPVAHGGLLFPHGGAVWPAGLCAAQCAAAGERVRLLASTGVARLERRGDTWHAFDSTGGTLAEAPVVVLANAGDAVRLAGLQHVVLQPVRGQLTLLPPGTAAPLPCPAIGDGYAVPLDDGTLLIGATFEPDDVDPAMRAAGHIENLDRVRHLLPGLIGDVPDLGTLRGRVAFRWVVADRLPLIGPLADETQAVANARALSGAKARDLPRTPGLYGAFGFGSRGLVWAALGAELIASQLEGEPWPLERELAEAVDPARFLIRALRARRVGSAG
- a CDS encoding cation:proton antiporter, which produces MKSAFSFLPNWPLAPDAVFWAGLALFAAGLCGELCYRAWRLPRITGYAVIGLVAGSFGFGVIDASTDETSRLLIDVALGLLLFELGSRLDLRWIRRNPWLVASSLAEATLTFVLVLFVMLALGVSGMVALVLSAIAIATSPSMVIQLKTELRAEGQVSQRLITLTALNSVYAIVLTKLVTSWLHQEAYGNVFATILQPLYLIAGSFIVAYLVARSCNFLFRHMTSTMRDEHSFVALFGLVMLAIAVAQALKLSTLLTLLLAGIIVKNLEARPQLWPEHFGTAGWLLTVVLFVLTLTSFTWGDIALGGLLSIVLIVTRLVAKLAGVVAFAKPSGIGMKQGVALGIALTPMSALSYLLVDDTYQLYPNFDPHLRAIVMCTIVILQLVSPFVVYRCLSAVGERSDSN